In Bacillota bacterium, the following proteins share a genomic window:
- a CDS encoding S-layer homology domain-containing protein produces MVKTVWRWATVLGGVVILTTVWLGLSPLVAGAALAVYESGIASDQEYREVVFITGEPLLLSGELKVSLGREKNNAVTNTYYYKLSNAAGDVKLTRRLTLTTTRETTRQQTVEVTRLDKITETITVTRGKVKDTYVLKDNAYQFHKSVVTDHQAAVDYFSGNWNGRKVYTINKDEGEAVVELTGSTVGYSHYWGSTETQLVDYYLETDRLSATSGGARNRWTGTAQVKLALNRTKDLTYVPNEPTPISFRGGYLQTEQEENVLQYTYDLPCFSDGAVMSGRRNQGEDSFKLLSVPTQKRLPVATIRDIGGHWAEDDIARLASLGVFQDTTYFGPTLPMPRAEFARALALLTNMVPAPGPAVKQITLAASKPTSSASPAPAAAVPFVDVPPGHPYYQYIVEVEKRGVMQGASNCFFPDGALTRAEAVTTLIRALGFAGLAPATGYRTTYLDDTEIPIWAVDAIYLATEFGLIQGDRGYVYPNERMTRAEAAAFLNRFITFLQRDLKEHYRERVIYQH; encoded by the coding sequence ATGGTGAAAACTGTTTGGCGTTGGGCGACTGTTTTGGGCGGGGTGGTTATCCTGACAACTGTCTGGCTTGGCCTTTCCCCGCTCGTAGCTGGGGCGGCTCTCGCGGTTTATGAGAGTGGGATCGCCAGTGACCAGGAATACCGGGAAGTGGTGTTTATCACCGGAGAGCCGCTCTTATTAAGCGGGGAATTAAAAGTGAGTCTGGGACGAGAAAAAAACAATGCCGTGACCAATACCTATTATTATAAACTGAGCAATGCCGCCGGCGACGTTAAACTGACCCGGCGGCTGACCCTGACGACAACCCGCGAGACCACCAGGCAGCAGACGGTGGAAGTCACCCGCCTGGACAAAATAACGGAAACGATTACCGTGACCCGGGGAAAGGTTAAAGACACCTATGTTTTGAAGGACAACGCTTACCAGTTTCACAAATCCGTAGTAACTGACCACCAAGCTGCCGTTGATTATTTTTCCGGGAACTGGAACGGCCGCAAAGTCTACACCATTAACAAAGATGAAGGCGAGGCGGTGGTTGAGCTTACGGGATCAACCGTTGGCTACAGCCACTACTGGGGCAGCACGGAAACCCAACTGGTAGACTATTACCTGGAAACCGACCGGTTGTCCGCGACCTCCGGTGGTGCCCGAAACCGCTGGACGGGTACGGCCCAGGTCAAACTGGCGCTTAACCGCACCAAAGACCTGACCTATGTGCCAAATGAACCCACTCCCATCAGTTTCCGTGGCGGTTATCTGCAGACGGAACAGGAGGAAAACGTCCTCCAGTATACTTATGATCTGCCGTGCTTCAGCGATGGTGCGGTGATGAGCGGCCGACGGAATCAGGGAGAAGATTCCTTCAAACTCCTGTCGGTGCCGACCCAGAAACGGCTGCCTGTGGCGACCATCCGCGATATCGGTGGCCACTGGGCGGAAGATGATATCGCCCGTCTGGCCAGTCTGGGGGTTTTTCAAGACACAACGTATTTTGGACCCACCTTGCCGATGCCGCGGGCGGAGTTTGCCCGGGCGCTGGCTTTGCTCACCAATATGGTGCCTGCTCCCGGCCCGGCCGTCAAACAGATCACTCTGGCTGCCAGCAAACCGACCAGCTCGGCCAGTCCGGCCCCAGCAGCGGCGGTCCCGTTTGTCGACGTTCCGCCCGGCCACCCGTATTACCAGTATATCGTAGAAGTTGAGAAGCGTGGGGTGATGCAGGGGGCGTCCAATTGTTTCTTTCCCGACGGCGCGCTAACCCGGGCGGAAGCGGTGACCACCCTGATCCGGGCACTGGGATTTGCGGGACTCGCGCCGGCCACCGGCTATCGAACTACCTATCTTGACGATACCGAGATCCCCATCTGGGCGGTGGACGCGATTTACCTCGCGACTGAATTTGGGCTGATCCAGGGTGACCGGGGGTATGTCTATCCAAACGAGCGTATGACCAGAGCGGAAGCGGCGGCTTTTTTAAACCGTTTCATCACGTTTTTACAGCGCGACTTGAAGGAACACTACCGCGAGCGGGTGATTTATCAGCATTAG
- a CDS encoding arginine--tRNA ligase has product MSVVERLKQNIITRLAQAAAAAKEANELKYDELPDFVLEVPREKQFGDYATNLAMVMARVAKLPPRKIAEILLKFFDPQDTWVSRTEIAGPGFINFYLDHRWLYEVLPEVVAEDQRYGYSNLGAGKKVQVEFVSANPTGLLHMGNARGAALGDSLASILAAAGYEVTREFYINDAGNQIENFGKSLEARYLEILGHAVVFPEDGYHGQDVIETVQRFVQEFGNKYENVDPVLRREMLVQYALQEKLANIKQVLADFGVHYDVWFSEQSLHDSGAIQRTLNELREKGYIYESEGALWFKSTLFGDEKDEVVVRRNGVPTYFAADIAYHKNKFERGFDWVINIWGADHHGHVARMKGAMAALGYDPNRLDVIIMQLVRLFRSGEIVRMSKRTGQYITLSDLIEEVGRDAARYFFVMRSADSHLDFDLDLAKSESADNPVYYVQYAHARICSILRQAAEAGFTVPPASQTRLDVLTDPAELELIRHIANLPAEVINSAAVLEPHRLARYAHDLADVFHSFYNSCRVLTDDEAVRGARLILVDATRITLRNVLTLLGISAPERM; this is encoded by the coding sequence ATGAGTGTTGTGGAACGACTGAAGCAAAACATTATTACCCGCTTGGCTCAAGCAGCGGCAGCGGCGAAAGAAGCAAACGAACTAAAATATGATGAACTACCCGACTTTGTTCTGGAAGTACCGCGGGAAAAACAGTTTGGCGATTACGCCACCAACCTGGCCATGGTCATGGCCAGGGTAGCCAAGCTCCCGCCGCGCAAAATCGCGGAGATTCTGCTGAAATTCTTCGATCCCCAAGATACCTGGGTCAGTCGCACCGAAATAGCAGGCCCAGGGTTTATCAACTTTTACCTCGACCACCGCTGGCTGTATGAAGTACTCCCGGAGGTGGTAGCCGAAGATCAGCGGTACGGTTATTCTAACCTTGGGGCCGGCAAAAAGGTGCAGGTGGAATTTGTCAGTGCTAACCCAACCGGTCTACTGCACATGGGGAATGCCCGGGGAGCGGCCCTGGGTGATTCATTGGCCAGCATCCTCGCTGCGGCGGGCTACGAAGTAACCCGGGAGTTCTACATCAATGACGCGGGCAACCAGATCGAAAATTTTGGCAAATCCCTGGAGGCGCGTTACCTGGAAATCCTTGGCCACGCGGTTGTCTTCCCGGAGGATGGCTACCACGGGCAGGACGTAATTGAGACCGTCCAGAGATTTGTGCAAGAGTTTGGGAACAAATACGAGAATGTTGACCCGGTTTTACGTCGGGAAATGTTGGTTCAGTATGCGCTGCAGGAAAAATTGGCTAATATCAAACAGGTGCTGGCCGACTTCGGGGTTCACTATGATGTTTGGTTCAGTGAGCAGTCCTTGCATGATTCAGGGGCAATTCAGCGGACGTTAAACGAACTGCGCGAGAAAGGCTATATCTATGAAAGCGAAGGAGCCCTCTGGTTCAAATCCACCCTCTTTGGCGATGAGAAAGACGAAGTCGTGGTGCGCCGCAACGGGGTTCCCACTTACTTCGCTGCTGATATTGCCTACCACAAAAACAAGTTTGAACGCGGTTTTGACTGGGTGATTAATATCTGGGGAGCGGATCACCACGGCCACGTCGCCCGGATGAAGGGAGCGATGGCGGCCCTGGGTTATGACCCGAACCGTTTGGATGTCATTATCATGCAGCTGGTTCGCTTGTTCCGGAGCGGGGAAATCGTGCGGATGTCGAAAAGAACAGGACAATACATTACCTTAAGCGATTTAATCGAAGAGGTCGGGCGGGACGCGGCCCGTTATTTCTTCGTGATGCGCAGTGCGGACAGCCACCTGGACTTTGATCTGGACTTAGCCAAATCCGAATCAGCTGACAACCCGGTTTACTACGTGCAATATGCCCATGCGCGCATCTGCAGCATCCTCCGTCAGGCGGCTGAAGCCGGGTTTACCGTTCCCCCAGCAAGCCAGACCAGGCTGGATGTGCTGACTGACCCGGCGGAACTGGAACTGATCCGCCACATTGCCAACCTGCCGGCTGAGGTGATTAACAGTGCCGCCGTTCTGGAACCCCACCGGTTGGCCCGGTACGCCCACGACCTGGCGGATGTATTCCACAGTTTCTATAATTCCTGCCGGGTTTTGACTGATGATGAGGCCGTCCGGGGAGCCCGGCTGATCCTGGTGGACGCAACCCGGATCACGCTCCGCAATGTTCTGACCCTGCTTGGGATCTCTGCTCCAGAGCGGATGTAG
- the rpoE gene encoding DNA-directed RNA polymerase subunit delta translates to MTMKDGRDMELDKLSEIDLVYQILRQKGEPTYYRELIEEVFKLKSITPANWAQAVSAIYTQINLDPRFTYAGDGCWGLKSWFPNKNTRRLPLATFLHKTIDYDSQMRIKNKAGKLEDGLGEAGYDIEFRTTLESSEYYGDDEDEWEG, encoded by the coding sequence TTGACCATGAAGGATGGCCGAGATATGGAGTTGGATAAGCTTTCAGAAATTGACCTGGTTTATCAAATACTCCGGCAGAAAGGCGAACCCACTTACTATCGCGAGCTGATTGAAGAGGTTTTCAAACTCAAGTCCATTACCCCCGCAAATTGGGCCCAGGCTGTTTCGGCGATTTACACCCAGATCAATCTTGATCCCCGTTTTACCTATGCTGGCGATGGCTGCTGGGGTTTGAAATCCTGGTTTCCGAATAAAAATACTCGCCGGCTGCCTTTGGCAACTTTTTTGCACAAGACAATAGATTATGACAGCCAGATGCGAATTAAGAACAAGGCGGGTAAATTAGAGGATGGCCTGGGTGAAGCCGGTTACGACATAGAATTTCGGACCACTCTCGAAAGCTCTGAGTATTACGGGGATGACGAAGATGAGTGGGAAGGCTAA
- a CDS encoding CTP synthase produces the protein MAKYIFVTGGVVSSLGKGITAASLGCLLKSRGLKVAIQKFDPYINIDPGTMSPYQHGEVFVTDDGAETDLDVGHYERFIDENLSKSCNVTTGKIYWSVLQKERRGEYLGRTVQVIPHITNEIKDHICQVARERDPDIVITEIGGTVGDIESLPFLEAIRQLKSDIGRENVLYIHVTLVPYLEAAGELKTKPSQHSVKELRSIGIHPDILVCRSEKQLSKEMEEKLALFCDVAPEAVIQAVDAETIYEVPLMLAEQGLDDIVIKRLGLQCGPRDLTEWEKIVDAIKHPKHHVTIAIVGKYVQLPDAYMSVVEALRHAGVAHEAAVRLKWVYAQDLETIDPADCLPDVDGILVPGGFGDRGIEGKIRAAQYAREKKVPFLGICLGMQCAVVEFARNVCGMVGANSAEFNPASPYPVIDLMPEQKLILDKGGTMRLGSWDCRLKPGTRAYAAYGQELIAERHRHRYEFNNDYRQTLEEAGLVLSGTTPDGRLVEIIELKNHPWFVASQFHPEFKSRPNRAHPLFRDFVGAALKR, from the coding sequence GTGGCTAAGTACATCTTTGTGACCGGGGGCGTTGTTTCATCGTTGGGAAAAGGGATTACGGCAGCGTCTCTGGGGTGTCTTTTGAAAAGTCGTGGTCTCAAAGTCGCTATTCAAAAGTTTGACCCCTACATCAATATCGACCCTGGGACGATGAGCCCCTATCAGCATGGAGAAGTTTTTGTAACTGACGACGGAGCAGAAACAGACCTGGATGTTGGCCACTACGAGCGATTCATCGACGAAAATTTGAGTAAAAGTTGTAATGTTACCACCGGTAAAATCTACTGGTCGGTGTTGCAGAAGGAACGGCGCGGCGAGTACCTGGGACGGACCGTTCAGGTAATCCCGCACATCACGAACGAAATAAAGGACCATATCTGCCAGGTTGCCCGGGAGCGTGACCCGGATATTGTCATCACCGAAATCGGAGGGACGGTAGGGGACATTGAGTCCCTTCCTTTTTTGGAAGCCATTCGGCAGTTGAAGAGCGATATCGGACGGGAAAACGTGTTATACATTCACGTTACCCTGGTACCGTATCTGGAAGCGGCGGGCGAACTAAAAACAAAGCCGAGCCAGCACAGTGTGAAAGAGCTGCGGAGCATCGGGATCCACCCGGATATTCTGGTCTGCCGCAGCGAAAAGCAGTTATCCAAAGAGATGGAAGAGAAACTGGCCTTATTCTGTGACGTGGCCCCGGAAGCGGTTATTCAAGCCGTTGATGCCGAGACCATTTATGAAGTTCCATTGATGCTGGCGGAACAGGGCCTGGATGATATCGTGATTAAACGCTTAGGGTTGCAGTGCGGACCCCGTGACTTGACTGAATGGGAAAAGATCGTTGATGCGATCAAGCACCCTAAACACCACGTAACCATTGCGATTGTGGGAAAATATGTGCAACTCCCGGATGCGTACATGAGTGTGGTCGAAGCCTTGCGTCATGCGGGGGTAGCCCACGAAGCCGCTGTCCGCCTGAAGTGGGTTTATGCGCAGGACCTGGAGACAATCGATCCAGCGGATTGCTTGCCGGACGTAGATGGAATTCTTGTCCCAGGTGGCTTCGGCGACCGGGGAATCGAGGGGAAAATTCGGGCGGCCCAGTACGCCCGAGAAAAGAAGGTGCCATTCCTGGGGATTTGTCTGGGCATGCAGTGCGCGGTTGTAGAGTTTGCGCGTAATGTCTGCGGAATGGTGGGAGCCAACAGCGCCGAGTTTAACCCGGCCAGTCCCTATCCAGTGATCGATTTAATGCCGGAGCAGAAACTGATCCTGGATAAGGGCGGCACCATGCGGCTGGGCAGTTGGGACTGCCGGTTGAAACCGGGAACGCGGGCCTATGCTGCTTATGGTCAGGAACTGATCGCCGAGCGGCATCGCCACCGTTATGAATTCAATAACGATTATCGTCAAACTTTGGAGGAGGCCGGCCTGGTTTTAAGTGGGACAACCCCTGATGGTCGGCTGGTAGAAATCATCGAGTTGAAAAATCATCCCTGGTTTGTCGCTTCTCAATTCCACCCTGAGTTCAAGTCACGGCCAAACCGGGCCCATCCTTTATTCCGCGATTTTGTTGGGGCGGCCCTGAAAAGATAA
- a CDS encoding MBL fold metallo-hydrolase, which produces MSEANVKVTVLVENSVGVPLGLIGEWGLAMLVDWAGHKFLFDTGEQGHLLGNAARLGVDLQSVHALVMSHGHYDHTGGMRAFLRHRGQLPVYAHPDFFAPHYTSSPQEQYIGVPFCQEELTGSGARFIFSREPVEIAPGLWLSGEIPRRTSYETGDSRLYRVVEGNKVADPVLDDLSLFGVTSEGLVIILGCAHAGLVNIIEHARQVTRVERVYGLVGGTHLGPVSDHQRDATLEYLKQLDLQFIAVNHCTGLPVMAQLAGIFGPRFRFAPAGTKLELPAPIAPAPAE; this is translated from the coding sequence ATGTCAGAGGCAAATGTAAAAGTAACCGTTTTGGTCGAAAACAGTGTCGGGGTACCTCTGGGCCTGATTGGCGAATGGGGGTTAGCCATGCTGGTTGATTGGGCCGGCCACAAATTTTTGTTTGATACCGGCGAACAAGGGCACTTACTGGGTAACGCCGCCCGGCTGGGGGTGGATCTGCAGTCGGTGCATGCCCTGGTGATGAGCCACGGGCATTACGACCACACCGGGGGGATGCGGGCCTTTTTGCGCCACCGGGGTCAGCTGCCGGTTTACGCCCACCCCGATTTTTTCGCGCCGCATTACACCTCTTCACCGCAGGAGCAGTATATCGGTGTGCCATTTTGTCAGGAGGAATTAACCGGCAGTGGGGCCAGATTTATTTTCTCCCGCGAACCGGTGGAAATTGCCCCTGGTCTCTGGTTGAGCGGCGAAATACCGCGCCGGACCAGTTATGAGACGGGAGACAGCCGGTTGTATCGCGTGGTGGAGGGGAATAAGGTGGCCGATCCGGTTCTGGATGATCTGAGTTTGTTCGGCGTGACCAGTGAAGGGCTGGTGATCATTCTGGGTTGTGCCCACGCCGGCCTGGTCAATATTATCGAGCACGCCCGCCAGGTGACCAGGGTGGAGCGGGTCTACGGTTTGGTTGGCGGCACTCATCTGGGACCAGTTTCGGACCACCAGCGAGACGCCACCCTGGAGTATTTAAAACAGCTTGATTTACAATTTATCGCGGTGAATCACTGTACCGGCCTGCCGGTGATGGCCCAACTGGCCGGCATTTTTGGCCCGCGTTTCCGGTTTGCGCCGGCGGGAACGAAACTTGAATTGCCGGCACCAATAGCCCCTGCCCCTGCAGAATAA